AATCCCGTACGTTGCAGATGAGTGATCGAGTCTTCAATCTTTTGTGGAGTGATCAATTGCCCCGGTTCAACGTCCAATTCCTTGAGGATGACATAGTCTTTGGTGAAGTTATTACCCTCAATGACGATGGAGGCCGCGCGTACTTGGGGGCCTTCGAAAATCTTAAAATGAAGAATGGCCTGAGTGCTGGTTTCGTCGTAGGTGACGAGATCTTCTTTTTCATTCAGAAGCTGCATCTCGATATAGCCATTGTTTTTATAATAATTTTTGATGTTCGAAACTGCCGCTTCAATTTGACTAAGCTTTAGAGGTCCCGGATTCAGACTTGTGACCTTAAGAAGCTGTTCATTGGAGTAAGCACTATTGCCGCTGAACTCCACAGCTTTAATAACTGTCAGAGGCCCCTCGGTCAGATTGACGAAGAGAGTGACTTCCGTTTTGTCGCGATTGTATTGGAAGCGAGTCGAGACGATTTTTGTCTGCAAATAACCTTCGTTTTGCAGCTGCAAAGCCAGATTGCGCACGCCCGTATCAAGGTCATCCTTGTTAAAGTAGCCCTTATCAACAATCTCTGAACTGTGAGTCTTAATAAAGTGGCTGTAGTAGGCAGGCTTTCGGCTGAACTTACCATTGATCACAATGTCTTGGATTTTTATCCGTGGGCCTTCGTCGATTTCAAAAACAATTTTCTTAAAGAAGGGAGTATTGGTTTCTACTTCCTGCTGGTTCACTTCGGCGCGCGCATAACCTTCCGCCAAGTAGTAAGCGCGAATTTTTTGTGCAAGTTCGGCGCCGATTGTTGGGTTCGCAGAATAGAAGGTATCCAGATCGATCGCATTCTTGATTTTTCGTTCGCTGAGCAAATAAATGCCTTTGAACTCAAAGGCATACTTTTCAACTCGTTCCAGGCGATAAGTCAAAGTGGCTTCGGCTTCGTCTTTACTATAAGAGATTGTCGGACCCGTAAGATCGGCGCGAACATAATGCTCTTTAGTTAAAAAATCCCGGGCGCGTTTGTTGATATCCGCCAAAGTTTTATCGGTTAAAGGATCGTCGACAACTTTTTCGAGTTTGATGGCCAAAGACTTGTTAAGTTCCTGGTTGGCGCTTTGCAGGATGATGTTTGCGACCAGGGTGCGTTTATTTTCAGTCACTTTAACGTGAATATCAACGTTGCCATCTTCTCGTGGTGGCATTTCGATATCGATGACGGCATTGAAGAAACCCAGGTCTTTATAGCTTTGACGAAGTTTTTCACCTTGATCAATTAAAGTCTGCTGATCAAAGACGTCGCCGGATTTAATTGCCAAATAGTTGGCGGCCTCAGACTTGGAAAGATACTTCAATCCCTGGAACTGCACTTCGCCAATACGCTTTGTTTTGATATAGGTCACTTTGTAGACATTGCCGCTGTCTAGGACCTGCAAACGATCAAAGTCAGGGCGGAGCTGAATGAAACGAATGATCTCATCAACTTGGTCCAAACCAATGCGATCATTTTGGGCCTGTGGAAAGCGTTTGTAAATATCAGCGCGCACTTCTGCTGGGAAGTTGGAAAGGTCGATATTTTTTTTAGCCCAAGCCGAACAAGTTCCCAAGGTAATCAGCAAAGCGGCTGAGAGAGTCAAAGCGCGAGAGGAAAAAATCATTTAAACTCCCGCTTAAATTCAAGATCAAGACCGAACACGTTTTCCGTTTCCTGAGGAGTATTTTGAAGGATTGAGTTTTCATAAAGGCTCTTGTTTTCGTAAGAACCAATGGCCGTATAATTTGCGTTTAGCAAATACTCAAGTTTTACATCATAACCGACGACATCGCCACTTACGGGACGGCTGCCTGAAACCTTCACTCGTTCCGACAATTTTCTGCTTAAAGTGATCTTCGGAATACTGATATTGCGAAGGGAGTCGTATTGCGAGGTGACCGCAAGGTCGAAGGTGACACCAAGAGTGCTTTCCAGGGTTTTATTGGCCTGTTTGGTGATGACTCCCAAACCAATTTCATAACCTGTTTGTTCAGCGACGGATTTTTGCTGTCCCGCAGTTTGATCCAGACTGGTTGAAGTGACTCCGAGGGCAATCAAAGAAACGATATCCTGATCACTCAATGGGGGAACCGAGCTCATTTTAATGTTCAGATTTTTCGCAGAACCTTGTGCGATCAACGTGATGTCGTATTCGTTGATACGAGAATTCGCCGTCACGAACAGATTTGGATTGATCTCGTTGGGGTCTGTGAAATCAATGGTCGCATTTTGCACGTCGAACAATTTGTCTTTAAAGATCAATCTTGATTTGCGATCCGCAGTGATTCTGCCAGAAAGAATAGGGTTGGTGGGAGGCCCTTTGACCTGCAAGTTTCCTAGAACTGCACCTTCAAAAAGAGACATTTTCACCGGCAACGGGCGATCCAAAATGATCTGAATGTCCAAAAGAACAGGCTCGAATTGTGATTCGCGAAGGACCTTTGGTAAGTACACACTTTGCTTGATTCCAGCCACGCCACCAGTGCTGTCCGTGAACTCTTTTTCGACTAATCCGCCAGTCACATGGTAAACCCCAGACAAAGTGAAGGGGAACCAGTGCCCCGCAAAAGCCAGGTCGGCATTGCCGCTGGTGCGAACTTTATCGGGAACATTCAAAGAGACATTTTCCAAATGCGCTTGGATTGAAGTCTGTAGGTCTTTCGGTCCTTTAATGATAATGCTGCCTTCGCCCGCCAATGTACCGCCAGCAATCTGGCCTCGGATATCACCAATTAGAATTCGGCTTTGTGAGAAAGACACTTCCGTGGAAAGTTTTTCGATGGCGTGAGGGAAGCCTTTGATTTTGACATAGGCATTCTTAAGATTTGCCGTTCCCAAAATTTCCGGTTTTGTCAGGGCGCCACTGATGCCAGCTGAGATATTTAATGGGCCACCCAGATCTTCCAGGAATGGCATAAAGATTTGCAATAGACGCAGATCCGTTTGCGCATCGATATTCAAATTCAAACGCTCGGTGGTGAAGTTACTGCCGCCAATGCGAATGGTATTACTTGGTCCTTTAAGCACGAAATTCTTAATATTAATCAAACCATTTTCGCTGGTGATATCCACCGGACCGCTATTGGCAAGGCTCATGTGGCTGCGTTTAAGGAAGAAGTTATCTATATGAACTTTGCCGGTTGATCTAAAGAGATCGCCGCTGTCGGAGCGGAGGTCGATCACCGCGGAAAGATTGGAATCATATTCGGAAGCCAAATTAGCTCCGCCAACCAAAGCCAGCAAATTTGAGTAGCTCCAGTTGATCGTCTTCATCTTTATCAATAGCGGAGCGGCGCCTTTTTCGTAAGGATATTGGAATTCACCGTTGACCTTGTCGCCAAAAAGGCTGACTTGACCGGAAAGGCTGCGCTTGTCCGTGCGAAGAATGAAGTTGGAGTTTGGCAGATCTTGATCTTCAACGATGGTGTCCACGATGGCACCTTTGATCATCACATGGGGATTTTTGATCGAATCATTGATCTCAGAAGAGAAATTTAATGTTCCATAGATGTTGGAATTAATACCCGCAACTATGTTGGACTCTTCCAATTTCCAGTTTTTACCATCCATCTGCAGACCAAGAATTTGTTCCGAGCTGATGCCGCCAGTGACATTGACGACGGAAGAGTTTTTCAAGAGCTGAACTTTTTGGGTTTTGATGTTTCCATTCGTGGCTTCCACATTGAAGTGGAGTTGATCAAAGTTTTCTTTGCCCAGGAAAACGTTTTTGAAGCTGGATTCAACTTTGTAATTCAACTTCCAAAAATTCAAAGGTCCATCGAAGCGGGCCTTTGCGGCGCCAGTTCCTTGCAGGCCCATCGGGAAGCGATAAAAGCCGTCCAAGATTGTTGCCACATCGGCAAGCTCGGTTGTCGGCGAACTCACGCTGCCTGAGACCCGGTCGTGGTTCAGATCGACATCGAGATTTCCGATGTACTGAGTTTTGTTTTGTGCGCCAGCAAGATCTTGGAAAAGCAGATGGCCTTTTTTCAAACTCACATTTGAGATCACATTGCCTAAATTAAAATCTTCAAAAATGAAATCACGTGCGTTAACGCTCATATCAAAGGTTGCCGTGGAGGTGTTGCCCTCGGTCGTGCCTTCGATGCTAGCGCTTCCTTGCATTTTTAGGTTGGCAAGATTTTGAACATTTTTGAAATCAAGTTTTTTGGTCTTGTAGGAAATCTTGAATCCAGTATCGAAGTCAATGACACCGTCGCTGGAGCCCGTGCTGTCACCCAACGTAAGATTTGCGTTATAAGCAATGGCTTTGGGTGTTACCTGCATGCGTCCGTTTGCAGACATCGATTTCAAGTTTAAAAGCGCAGTGCCCTTTTTGTTGTTTTCGGATTTGACCCAGATATTGTCAGCGCGGATCTGTGAACCATCGCAGGTCATGCTGAAAGTGGGTTTGATTTTGCCAGAGCAAGGCAGTTCCGCCGTTGCTGACATTCCAGCCGGAATATTGGCAAGATCCAATGAAACAAAAAGCTTCTGTAAATCCAGGCTCTCAACTTTGACATGAGATTTGAAGTCAAAGTCTCCATCCAATTCAATTTGTGACTTGAGCAATGAAGCGGTGCCGGCTGGATGATTGATCTTAACTTCGGAGATGGAAACAAGGCGATTTTTAAACTCACCCTGAATTTTGGCACTTCCCAGCTCAAATTTATCAACTACGACGGCTTGAGAATTAACCTCAACCTTGCCTCTGACATCGTCTTTGCCGTTGAAGCGAGCTTCGATCTCGGTGTTCAACTGTCCTGCAAGTTCCGGGAGTTTGAGTTTAGGTTTAACCTTCTTCATCTCGTTGTAGATATCTGCCAAGGCGATATTCGCAGACAAAGAGAGGACACCCGAAGGTTTGATCGTCAGATCTTTGAAAGGAGTTAGCTCTCCACGCAAAATGAATTCAGACTGATCCAGATGAGCACCTAGTTGTAAGATGCGCAAAGATTGCCGAGTGAGATATACGTGGGTGTCGAAAGAGCCAGCGAAATGGCCAAGTTCTTTCGTTTGCACTTGCAGATCTGGAACATCAGCCTTGCCGGTGATGTTTTTTCCCATATTGGTCAGCAGCAAGCCGCCGTTTTTAACTTCAACTGCAAAGCCCAGTTTTTCTGATTCCACCAGAACATGAATATTTTGGATAAAGATCTTTTGCAGCGGCAGTTTCTCTGCAAAGGCAAAAATCTGGTCGACGGGGATTTCTTTAGGCGGAGTCTTGTCTTCCAGTAGGGAGTCGATGTTGACTCGTGCCTCTGGTGAATCTACGACCACCGCAGACAGATTCACGCGCCCACCAAGAAGCTGAAGAAAATCCAGATGAACACGTGCGCTCGTAACACGAACGCTGGAGGTGATTTTAGCGAGGTCACCTTTTGGCGTAATGGTGATGTCTTCCAACGCCAAAGAAGGACGAAGAATGCGCAAGCGAAGTTTCCCCGCCGTGATTTCCACAGGCAGAGATGACTTGGAATAGTTTTGCAGCTCCTGCAAACCCCATGTTTCCAAGCGGGGAATGATCAGCCAAGTGCCCAAGCTCCATAAAACCAAGAATGCAAGAGTGGGTGTGATCAGAATCCAGAAGACGCGCTTCATTGGCCACTCCAGATATTGAGCAGCGCACTGGCTGCCCGATAGTGAGGGCGGGAGGCAAGGAGGCCTTCCATGACTTCAATAGCCGTGTGTTTTTGTCCCAAGCCCCAGAGTGCCTGCGCGCGAAGATAAGCGGTGGCGAAGAAAGTTTCCGGTTCATGAGACAGCAGCATTTCGACCTGCGCCACTTCAGTCAGCAGCTCTACGAAGCGGCGACACTTCAAAAGTATTTCCAAACGCAACCAAAGATAGGATTCAGTTTGTTCGCTGAATTCCAAAATCTCCAGAGCGGCCTCGTAGCTTTCCAGCATGAAAGCGACAATCGCAAAATCAAAGGCCATCTCTGGATCTTGCTCTGCATGTTCAAGCAAAGATGAAAGCAGCGCACGCAATGCTTCCTCAGTTTCAGGATCTTTTTGCTCTAGATCATCGGTGTTGGCTTCGCGTGCTTTGGGCGAACGGCGCGAAAGGATTTCCAAAGCGTAGCGCTGTTTGTGCTCGCGGGTTTCGCGTTGGATGTCGGAGTCATCCGGATAAAGCTTTTGCAGGCGTTGCAAAAGATGTTTCTCTTGTTCGTAGAGTTGCTGCGTGCGAAGCGTGATCAACATGTCGAGCAAGATTTTCTTATTTTTCAGATAGTCTTTATGAATTTTGTATTTTCTATTGCTGCGCCATTCACCAAGGAGGGGTTCGTATTTATTGAGCGCTTGTGAGCGCGCAGCTTCCGCTTCAGCTCCGGATTCAATAATTCCCTCGAGCAAAGCTTTGACGGTCTTTTCATCAAGATCCAAAGTCGCGTGCCCTAAGGCTTCTAAGAAATACGGCCAAGGAATTGGAAAGCTTTCGTTTTCAAGATGACTCAAAATAAATTCCACCAACTTCTGGTGTTTGCCTGAGAAATTTAGAAAGCGGGCGAAGGCCGTAATATTGTCGAGATTAAAATGGTCCGGGGATGATTCGATTGTGCTAGTGAGGCGTGCGGCCACTTCGTCGAGATCTTGAGTCTGATTGAGCAAATTTTGAATTTCTAACTCAATGAAGTTGGACAAAAAAAAGCCTCCGCTATCTGCTGAACCCTTCGGCTTTTGCCGGGGGCGGGCAGTACTCATTATTTTGGTATAAAAATGAGTATTAGCGGAGACTTAATATCTTGCGTTACGTAAGTATTTTTACGGCAAGAGGTAGAGGCTATTTCTGCCTCAACTACTTCATATTAACGCGTTCTACGTAATCACCAGTTTGAGTGTCGATGCGAAGAACATCGCCCTCATTGATGTGTAGAGGAACATTCACTACCAAGCCTGTTTCCATAGTCGCAGGCTTAGTCGCGCCAGAAACGCGGTCGCCTTTGATACCAGGATCAGATTTAGCAACCATCAAGTTCACAGCTTTTGGAACGTCAACAGCAACGGCTTTTTCATTGTAGAACAAAACAACAACTTTGAGGTTCTCTGTAAGATAGAATCTTGATTCGCCAAGATCCTCTTCGCTCATCGCGATTTGCTCAAAAGTCTCTTGAGACATGAAGTTGTAACCAGAATCGTCTTTGTACAAGAAAGACATCTCTTTGTTTTCAACGTTAGGTACTTCGAATTTTTCGCCAGACTTGAAAGTGACTTCAAGATTTTGGCCAGTAAGCATATTTCTCAATTTTGTGCGGCTGAATTGATTGCCTTTACCAGGCTTAACGTGTTGGAAGTCCACGATCACGTAAGGTTTATCTTCAACCATGATCTTAAGGCCTTTTTTAAAGTCTGATGTTTCGTACATGCTAAAATCCTCTCATTTTGAAAGGATTAATATAAGCTGAGAAGGCGGGGGGCGGTCAACCCTGTGCTCGGTACTCTTCGATTCTGCGAAGCATCATCTCAAGGGTTTCGAGCTTTTTCTGGTGAATCAGTTCTTCGCGTGAACGCAAAGGCTTCAAAGGCATGGCCTCCTCGGGTTCATTATAACGAACCTGGAGGGTTTTCATGCGTCTTTCAATTTCAGGATGGTCGCCGAATTCCACGCGGGTATCTTTTAAAAGCGCATGGGCTTTTTCCAGGTCGTTGCGCACGATGAAAGCGTCGATCAGGGACAACATGCGCTCCATTGCCTTGTTTTTAGGCTGAGGCGCTGGTTTATACATCGGCTCTGGAATTGCTGGCGATGTGGCTTGAGGGCGTTCCGGAGGGGCGGCATCCAAGTTCACATTGGGAAGCTTTGCCATCGCAAAAACTTCTTCGTCATACTCGTCCGCTGTCAGTGATTCCAATTTTTGAACCGCTTTTTGAGCCGTTTTAGAGTTTGGATTTAAGAACAAAACCATCTTGAAGGCTTTTAGTGCCTCTTTGGGATTTTTGCTGCCAAGTTGAACTTCGGCCGTGAGTTGATGCGCCAGAATGTTCTCGGGGGCCAGGTTGGTGGCCTTTTTTAAAGTCTCCAAGGCCTGAGGAAGTTTGCCCGCATCACGCAGAATTTTTGCGTATGTGACCAATCCTCCAACAAATTGCGGATGGCGTTGAACGCCAGAAGTCACAACCTGAAGAGCTTCTTTCATCATGCCCATTTCACGATATGCTTCAGCCAAAGGCGCAAAAACCTGAGAATTAGGGTCTTTCGCGAGGAGCGTCTGATATTTTTCGATGGCGCTTGCTTCTATCTTGGGCATAGAAAAATACTAAAGCAGATTCATTGACTAAGCAATAGCTTCAGCATGAAATTATCCCTATGAGCAGCTTAACAGTCCTCGGGGTAGATCCCGGTTCCCGCATTACCGGCTTCGGCGTTGTTCGCGTTGAAAATGGAAAAATTGAACATATCAATCACGGTGTGATTGTCATGGATGCCGACGAATCTTTTCATGCGCGCATGACCGAACTGGGTTCTGCGTTTCGTGAAGTGATGGAAAAGTACAAACCTCATCAGGTTGTTATCGAGAAAATCTTCCTCGGTAAAAATGTCGACAGTGCTTTTAAGCTCGGGCATGCTCGTGGCGTCATCATGTATGAAGCGGGTTTGGGAAAAGCGGGAGTGTCGGAATACGCCACGAGATCCGTAAAAAAAGGGATCACCGGCAACGGCGGTTCCAGCAAGGAAGACGTTCAGGCCATGCTGAAAGTTATGCTGAATATTAAAGCCATCAATCGAATTGATGCTTCGGATGCCTTGGCCATGGCTTGCCATCATGCCTTCGAACTAAAAAAGAAATTGATCTTACAAAGAGCGGTGAGTTTATGATCGGATATTTACGCGGAAAAATTATCGAAGTGATGGGCGATTCGGCATTGATCGACGTTCATGGCGTTGGTTATGAGATTCACGCTTCAGCAAACACACTTCAAGATTTTCAAAATCTTTTGGGTAACGATATCATTGTCTGGATTCACACCCATGTGCGTGAAGATGCACTGACGCTCTTTGGATTTCACGATAAAGAGGAGAAAAATCTTTTCCTGTCTTTGCTAAAAGTGAATGGCGTGGGTCCAAAAATGGCTTTGAGTATTTTGTCAGGCGGTCGTCCAGCGGCGATTCATGAATTGATCGAGGCCGGAAACGCCAAAGGTTTGTCAGCGCTACCTAAGGTTGGCAAAAAAACAGCGGAACAAATCATCCTGACTCTTAAGGGAAAACTTGTTTCAATTGAAGAGACTTCAAAAACGAAATCAGAATCATTGACGCAAATCACGTCAGCGCTTTTGAATCTTGGTTATAAATCACAGCACGTGGATCAATTCGTGGCGACATTGCCCGTGGATATCACAGTTGAAGATGGTGTTCGTAAGGGCTTCCAGACTTTGTCAGGATCATTATCATGAGTCGCATTTTAGAAGGTGATATTGGCAGCGACGGGGAAAAGGCCTGGGAAAACGAACTTCGTCCCCAGCGCTTTGAAGACTTTCCCGGTCAGGAAAACGTCAAAGAGAAAATTAAAGTTTTCGTGGCAGCGGCAAAACATCGTGGCGAACCTTTGGATCACGTTTTGTTAAGCGGCCCCCCAGGTTTGGGGAAAACCACATTGGCAAAGATTATTGCCAATGACATGGGTGCTGAAATGAAAATGACTTCAGCTCCGGCCATCGACAAAAAAGGCGACTTGGCGGCGGTTTTGACATCGCTCAAACCTCACTCTGTCTTATTTATTGATGAGATTCATCGTCTTAGTCGTCATGTGGAAGAGTATCTCTACACAGCGATGGAAGACTATTATATCGACATCGTGACCGGTGACGGCTTGGGTGCGCGTTCAATGAAGTTTCAATTGGCGCCATTTACCCTGGTCGGGGCGACCACTCGTGCTGGCTTGCTGAACCCGCCATTCCGAGACCGTTTCGGGATTGTCGAACGCCTGCAATTCTATGAAAAAGGGGCTCTTCAGAAAATCTTGATGAGATCCGCAGAGATTCTCAAAGTGGAAATGAATGAAGAGGGAGCCGCTGAGGTGGCACGCAGATCGCGTGGGACGCCCCGTGTGGCGAATCGCCTGCTAAAGCGCGTGCGCGACTATGCTCAGGTCAAAGGCAATGGGATCATTGATAAAGACATTGCGATTTATGCTCTAAATCAGCTGGGTGTGGATCAATTTGGTCTGGACCTTATGGACCGTCGTATTTTGAGTCTGATCCTAGAAAAGTATAACGGAGGCCCTGTAGGTATTGATACAATAGCTGCGGCCCTCAGTGAAGAACGTGATACTCTTGAAGACGTGTATGAGCCTTTCTTGATCCAAGAAGGATTTATCCAAAAGACTCAAAGAGGCCGTGTGATCACA
The nucleotide sequence above comes from Bdellovibrio svalbardensis. Encoded proteins:
- a CDS encoding BamA/OMP85 family outer membrane protein encodes the protein MIFSSRALTLSAALLITLGTCSAWAKKNIDLSNFPAEVRADIYKRFPQAQNDRIGLDQVDEIIRFIQLRPDFDRLQVLDSGNVYKVTYIKTKRIGEVQFQGLKYLSKSEAANYLAIKSGDVFDQQTLIDQGEKLRQSYKDLGFFNAVIDIEMPPREDGNVDIHVKVTENKRTLVANIILQSANQELNKSLAIKLEKVVDDPLTDKTLADINKRARDFLTKEHYVRADLTGPTISYSKDEAEATLTYRLERVEKYAFEFKGIYLLSERKIKNAIDLDTFYSANPTIGAELAQKIRAYYLAEGYARAEVNQQEVETNTPFFKKIVFEIDEGPRIKIQDIVINGKFSRKPAYYSHFIKTHSSEIVDKGYFNKDDLDTGVRNLALQLQNEGYLQTKIVSTRFQYNRDKTEVTLFVNLTEGPLTVIKAVEFSGNSAYSNEQLLKVTSLNPGPLKLSQIEAAVSNIKNYYKNNGYIEMQLLNEKEDLVTYDETSTQAILHFKIFEGPQVRAASIVIEGNNFTKDYVILKELDVEPGQLITPQKIEDSITHLQRTGFFSTIEVRTLEEKTTQANRTVLVKVTERDPGLFTVGAGATNERTFTLRGYTSIAYRNLLGTGRGLSLRLEGNYNVTEFKYLESKIVLGYLEPYLFDTKLRGRINITRSSQITDYNVGQITDVNSYTYSLEKDLTTHILGTYDVWSMAQVKDYGLDERYPYQPTRQDIVTTGPNVDFDYRDNPFTPTRGTFTRVTAEYSDPVIGSTETIKYWRAVASFTHYWHVDRWQKQPVVWANQVRGGYLKNLAQTNSNINGVPWDKKGFSLGGTSTVRGYEAGTEYFPNNKDLGIEGTSNKYYLTTDSTMFLIKSELRFPVYGSLGGAAFYDAGEVLIEGLDIKEPYRASTGFGIRYNTPVGPLSVDMAWKLNMQPGESPWRIHLSIGTF
- a CDS encoding translocation/assembly module TamB domain-containing protein is translated as MKRVFWILITPTLAFLVLWSLGTWLIIPRLETWGLQELQNYSKSSLPVEITAGKLRLRILRPSLALEDITITPKGDLAKITSSVRVTSARVHLDFLQLLGGRVNLSAVVVDSPEARVNIDSLLEDKTPPKEIPVDQIFAFAEKLPLQKIFIQNIHVLVESEKLGFAVEVKNGGLLLTNMGKNITGKADVPDLQVQTKELGHFAGSFDTHVYLTRQSLRILQLGAHLDQSEFILRGELTPFKDLTIKPSGVLSLSANIALADIYNEMKKVKPKLKLPELAGQLNTEIEARFNGKDDVRGKVEVNSQAVVVDKFELGSAKIQGEFKNRLVSISEVKINHPAGTASLLKSQIELDGDFDFKSHVKVESLDLQKLFVSLDLANIPAGMSATAELPCSGKIKPTFSMTCDGSQIRADNIWVKSENNKKGTALLNLKSMSANGRMQVTPKAIAYNANLTLGDSTGSSDGVIDFDTGFKISYKTKKLDFKNVQNLANLKMQGSASIEGTTEGNTSTATFDMSVNARDFIFEDFNLGNVISNVSLKKGHLLFQDLAGAQNKTQYIGNLDVDLNHDRVSGSVSSPTTELADVATILDGFYRFPMGLQGTGAAKARFDGPLNFWKLNYKVESSFKNVFLGKENFDQLHFNVEATNGNIKTQKVQLLKNSSVVNVTGGISSEQILGLQMDGKNWKLEESNIVAGINSNIYGTLNFSSEINDSIKNPHVMIKGAIVDTIVEDQDLPNSNFILRTDKRSLSGQVSLFGDKVNGEFQYPYEKGAAPLLIKMKTINWSYSNLLALVGGANLASEYDSNLSAVIDLRSDSGDLFRSTGKVHIDNFFLKRSHMSLANSGPVDITSENGLINIKNFVLKGPSNTIRIGGSNFTTERLNLNIDAQTDLRLLQIFMPFLEDLGGPLNISAGISGALTKPEILGTANLKNAYVKIKGFPHAIEKLSTEVSFSQSRILIGDIRGQIAGGTLAGEGSIIIKGPKDLQTSIQAHLENVSLNVPDKVRTSGNADLAFAGHWFPFTLSGVYHVTGGLVEKEFTDSTGGVAGIKQSVYLPKVLRESQFEPVLLDIQIILDRPLPVKMSLFEGAVLGNLQVKGPPTNPILSGRITADRKSRLIFKDKLFDVQNATIDFTDPNEINPNLFVTANSRINEYDITLIAQGSAKNLNIKMSSVPPLSDQDIVSLIALGVTSTSLDQTAGQQKSVAEQTGYEIGLGVITKQANKTLESTLGVTFDLAVTSQYDSLRNISIPKITLSRKLSERVKVSGSRPVSGDVVGYDVKLEYLLNANYTAIGSYENKSLYENSILQNTPQETENVFGLDLEFKREFK
- the efp gene encoding elongation factor P, yielding MYETSDFKKGLKIMVEDKPYVIVDFQHVKPGKGNQFSRTKLRNMLTGQNLEVTFKSGEKFEVPNVENKEMSFLYKDDSGYNFMSQETFEQIAMSEEDLGESRFYLTENLKVVVLFYNEKAVAVDVPKAVNLMVAKSDPGIKGDRVSGATKPATMETGLVVNVPLHINEGDVLRIDTQTGDYVERVNMK
- a CDS encoding tetratricopeptide repeat protein produces the protein MPKIEASAIEKYQTLLAKDPNSQVFAPLAEAYREMGMMKEALQVVTSGVQRHPQFVGGLVTYAKILRDAGKLPQALETLKKATNLAPENILAHQLTAEVQLGSKNPKEALKAFKMVLFLNPNSKTAQKAVQKLESLTADEYDEEVFAMAKLPNVNLDAAPPERPQATSPAIPEPMYKPAPQPKNKAMERMLSLIDAFIVRNDLEKAHALLKDTRVEFGDHPEIERRMKTLQVRYNEPEEAMPLKPLRSREELIHQKKLETLEMMLRRIEEYRAQG
- the ruvC gene encoding crossover junction endodeoxyribonuclease RuvC, whose amino-acid sequence is MSSLTVLGVDPGSRITGFGVVRVENGKIEHINHGVIVMDADESFHARMTELGSAFREVMEKYKPHQVVIEKIFLGKNVDSAFKLGHARGVIMYEAGLGKAGVSEYATRSVKKGITGNGGSSKEDVQAMLKVMLNIKAINRIDASDALAMACHHAFELKKKLILQRAVSL
- the ruvA gene encoding Holliday junction branch migration protein RuvA, with translation MIGYLRGKIIEVMGDSALIDVHGVGYEIHASANTLQDFQNLLGNDIIVWIHTHVREDALTLFGFHDKEEKNLFLSLLKVNGVGPKMALSILSGGRPAAIHELIEAGNAKGLSALPKVGKKTAEQIILTLKGKLVSIEETSKTKSESLTQITSALLNLGYKSQHVDQFVATLPVDITVEDGVRKGFQTLSGSLS
- the ruvB gene encoding Holliday junction branch migration DNA helicase RuvB; amino-acid sequence: MSRILEGDIGSDGEKAWENELRPQRFEDFPGQENVKEKIKVFVAAAKHRGEPLDHVLLSGPPGLGKTTLAKIIANDMGAEMKMTSAPAIDKKGDLAAVLTSLKPHSVLFIDEIHRLSRHVEEYLYTAMEDYYIDIVTGDGLGARSMKFQLAPFTLVGATTRAGLLNPPFRDRFGIVERLQFYEKGALQKILMRSAEILKVEMNEEGAAEVARRSRGTPRVANRLLKRVRDYAQVKGNGIIDKDIAIYALNQLGVDQFGLDLMDRRILSLILEKYNGGPVGIDTIAAALSEERDTLEDVYEPFLIQEGFIQKTQRGRVITEYAKNSVLPSVQFDK